A genomic stretch from Porphyromonadaceae bacterium W3.11 includes:
- a CDS encoding DMT family transporter — MNNKAKGYLYGLLSSSSFGLIPLFTVPLLIGGMTTPTVLLYRFGLASILVAIVLKMRGQSFKIARKNIKWVMVLGIQYFCTAFLLQIGYKYMTTGAATVLHFMYPIFTALLMFIFFKQRLGYLGQIAIIMAILGVGLMSGLNNASVNSFNGVLIVLLSALGYAVYIVVVNKSSVGEVPPLVLNFYVLTVAALCYVGYASASGGFRLPYNAYEWTNAILLAAIPTVLSNLFLVKAIPIIGSTPTSIMGALEPLTAVVVGVIAFGEPLTKTSIIGIFLVINAVVLLVLSQKLAKRSSIHSSQKSSKSQLSSSSGSSK, encoded by the coding sequence ATGAATAACAAGGCGAAAGGATACCTCTATGGGCTTCTTTCTTCTAGTTCGTTTGGCTTAATACCGCTATTTACCGTTCCTCTTCTAATAGGAGGGATGACAACGCCTACCGTGCTGTTATACCGATTTGGTCTAGCATCGATATTGGTGGCTATAGTTCTTAAAATGCGTGGGCAGAGCTTTAAAATAGCTCGCAAGAACATTAAATGGGTAATGGTTCTTGGAATACAGTACTTCTGCACTGCTTTCCTATTACAAATAGGCTATAAGTATATGACCACAGGAGCCGCTACCGTATTACACTTCATGTACCCCATATTCACGGCTCTCTTAATGTTTATCTTCTTCAAACAGAGACTAGGCTACCTAGGACAGATAGCTATCATAATGGCCATTTTAGGTGTAGGCTTGATGTCAGGACTTAACAATGCCAGCGTGAACTCCTTTAATGGAGTCCTCATCGTCCTTCTGAGTGCCTTAGGCTATGCAGTATATATAGTGGTAGTCAATAAGAGTAGCGTTGGAGAGGTACCGCCATTGGTCTTGAACTTTTATGTTCTCACCGTTGCAGCACTTTGCTATGTCGGATATGCTTCAGCCTCCGGAGGTTTTAGACTGCCTTACAACGCTTATGAATGGACTAATGCGATACTTCTCGCAGCTATTCCAACGGTCTTATCCAACCTTTTTCTAGTCAAAGCCATCCCTATCATAGGCTCTACACCTACCTCTATCATGGGCGCATTAGAACCACTTACAGCAGTGGTCGTAGGTGTTATTGCATTTGGAGAACCGCTGACAAAAACTAGTATTATAGGGATTTTTCTGGTGATTAATGCGGTGGTGTTACTGGTCCTTAGCCAGAAACTAGCTAAGCGTTCATCCATTCATTCGTCCCAGAAGTCATCGAAATCCCAGCTATCCTCATCCTCAGGCTCATCCAAATAA
- a CDS encoding S4 domain-containing protein: MANQQRIDKWLWATRVFKTRSIAADACKKGRVMKGDRTLKPSSMVEVGDVIRVRKPPITFSFEIIDLVNNRVGAKLVEKYLKNVTPASEYEILELQKLSGYQGRPKGLGRPTKKDRRDLEQFIHSKQSADWWEESYLDEPEDEDSWDFDDFWDE; the protein is encoded by the coding sequence ATGGCGAATCAACAAAGGATTGATAAGTGGCTCTGGGCTACTAGAGTATTTAAGACTCGCTCTATTGCAGCTGATGCTTGTAAGAAAGGACGGGTTATGAAAGGTGATCGTACGCTCAAACCCTCCTCAATGGTGGAGGTTGGAGACGTGATACGAGTGCGTAAACCACCAATTACTTTTTCTTTTGAGATTATTGATTTGGTTAATAATAGAGTAGGGGCTAAGCTGGTGGAGAAATATCTCAAGAATGTTACTCCTGCTAGTGAATATGAGATCCTTGAACTCCAAAAATTATCTGGCTATCAAGGTCGTCCTAAAGGGTTAGGGAGACCTACCAAAAAAGATCGTCGTGACTTAGAGCAGTTCATCCATTCCAAACAATCTGCGGATTGGTGGGAGGAGAGTTATTTGGATGAGCCTGAGGATGAGGATAGCTGGGATTTCGATGACTTCTGGGACGAATGA
- the pth gene encoding aminoacyl-tRNA hydrolase, protein MNENKFLIVGLGNIGPEYEGTRHNAGFMVVDELVGDRAMFEPKRYASVARIRLKNKELVVVKPSTFMNLSGNAVRYWMKEENIPLENLLVIVDELALPFGQLRLKGKGSDGGHNGLKHIQTTLGTQAYARLRVGIGNDFPKGAQVAYVLEPFDQEEMEALPELCKTGAKIIETFCLAGINIAMNQFNKTAPKKKTKPIEIKREDGESTKD, encoded by the coding sequence ATGAACGAAAATAAATTTTTGATTGTCGGCTTAGGTAATATAGGTCCAGAGTACGAGGGTACCAGACATAATGCTGGCTTTATGGTGGTTGATGAATTAGTGGGCGATCGTGCAATGTTCGAGCCAAAGAGATACGCTTCCGTAGCCCGTATTCGTCTTAAAAATAAAGAGCTCGTAGTGGTCAAACCCTCTACCTTTATGAACCTTAGTGGTAATGCCGTGCGTTATTGGATGAAGGAAGAGAATATACCTCTCGAGAATCTCCTTGTGATTGTGGACGAGCTGGCTTTGCCTTTTGGCCAATTACGTCTGAAAGGCAAAGGAAGTGATGGCGGGCATAATGGGCTGAAACATATTCAAACCACTCTAGGTACACAAGCATATGCACGACTTCGAGTTGGGATCGGTAATGATTTTCCTAAGGGAGCTCAGGTAGCTTATGTCTTAGAGCCGTTCGATCAGGAGGAGATGGAAGCATTACCTGAATTGTGCAAGACAGGTGCAAAGATTATCGAAACTTTTTGTCTGGCTGGCATCAATATCGCTATGAACCAATTTAATAAGACTGCACCGAAGAAAAAGACAAAACCTATCGAGATTAAAAGAGAAGATGGCGAATCAACAAAGGATTGA
- a CDS encoding DUF3109 family protein has translation MIIIDDVIVSTDVLETYFECDLEACKGACCVEGESGAPILEVEEQLICKAYPSIESYLSQKNKSYIEDRGLMYTDLDGDMVTNIIEGKECVFTTFEKDGSARCAFEKACSEGRNDTLYKPISCHLFPVRVQQLHTGQALNYVRWRPICEPARENGKRNGIRLYRFLEAPLIRAYGEEWYGKLLEEAEEYFRNKEKGDERK, from the coding sequence ATGATAATAATAGATGACGTAATCGTTAGTACTGATGTACTAGAGACTTACTTTGAGTGTGACCTCGAGGCTTGCAAAGGTGCTTGTTGTGTTGAGGGAGAGTCAGGGGCTCCTATACTAGAGGTGGAGGAGCAGCTTATTTGCAAAGCTTATCCTAGTATTGAATCCTATCTTTCCCAGAAGAATAAATCCTATATAGAAGATAGAGGCTTGATGTACACTGACCTTGATGGAGATATGGTTACCAATATCATTGAGGGCAAAGAGTGCGTCTTTACTACTTTCGAGAAAGATGGAAGTGCTAGATGTGCTTTTGAAAAAGCTTGTAGTGAAGGACGGAATGATACGCTATATAAGCCTATATCCTGTCATCTATTTCCTGTTAGAGTACAGCAGTTGCATACAGGTCAGGCACTTAATTATGTCCGTTGGCGGCCCATTTGCGAGCCTGCTAGAGAGAACGGGAAACGCAACGGCATCCGATTGTATCGTTTTTTAGAAGCTCCATTAATCAGAGCGTATGGAGAGGAATGGTATGGCAAACTTTTGGAAGAGGCTGAAGAGTACTTTAGGAATAAGGAAAAAGGAGATGAACGAAAATAA